From a region of the Flavobacterium sediminilitoris genome:
- a CDS encoding DUF4270 domain-containing protein: protein MKKIVSNIAILLSIATIVSCDKDFNTIGSEVIGDDHFDFLIKDDVTLSAYTKRTGAVQSNNLPINSLGIYVDPYFGTTKSTFVSQLELSSIAPYFGNIREIQSTDSIYLYVPYFSEQTATGSGIEPNTFKLKSVYGDSDNATLDLKIFENGYFLRNYNAADPSISQKYYSDEKTSLIENNLASAQLNDGSNLSENTQFKFNKEEIIIYKTNGSGAYLDSNGAVTTDDSKRVVKERLSPGMWINLNKSFFETKVLNAPDSKLINNNLFKEYFKGLYFQVDANSSGNSNALALLDFSKAYITMQYHTKEAATDEFKKKTFKLNLKGNTINFFENTFSSEYNDELTNTNAPNTDEFLYPKGGDGSVVFIDLFGDDDAGDDDLIPEELEELRSQSILINEAYLTFYVKNEGQKNPTRIFLYDATNNTPILDYIFDSSTATDPANNKFSYGGILEVVENVDTKYKIRLSSHINNLIKGTNPNTNKNVRLGLSVTQNINNGNRYDIKDSTLFGNTNLPIGSIMSPLGTILYGNHPSTDPSKKMKFEIYYTKPN from the coding sequence ATGAAAAAAATTGTTTCAAATATAGCTATATTGTTAAGCATAGCCACTATTGTTTCTTGCGATAAAGATTTTAACACAATAGGTTCCGAAGTTATTGGAGATGACCATTTTGATTTTTTAATAAAAGATGATGTTACATTGTCAGCTTACACTAAAAGAACAGGTGCTGTTCAATCAAACAACTTACCAATAAATTCTCTAGGAATATATGTTGACCCTTATTTTGGAACAACGAAATCAACATTTGTAAGCCAATTAGAATTAAGCAGTATTGCTCCTTATTTTGGAAATATACGAGAAATACAATCAACAGATTCTATCTATTTATATGTTCCTTATTTTAGTGAACAAACAGCAACAGGTTCTGGAATTGAACCTAATACTTTTAAATTAAAATCAGTTTATGGAGATTCAGATAACGCTACCTTAGATTTAAAGATATTTGAAAATGGTTACTTTCTAAGAAATTATAATGCCGCAGATCCTTCTATTTCACAAAAATATTATTCAGACGAAAAGACATCTTTAATTGAAAACAATTTAGCAAGTGCACAACTTAATGACGGCTCAAACCTTTCAGAAAACACTCAGTTTAAATTCAATAAAGAGGAAATAATTATCTACAAAACAAATGGTAGTGGAGCTTATTTAGACTCTAATGGAGCTGTGACAACTGATGATTCAAAAAGAGTAGTAAAAGAAAGGTTATCTCCAGGAATGTGGATTAATCTAAATAAAAGTTTCTTTGAGACTAAAGTTTTAAATGCTCCTGATAGCAAACTGATTAACAATAACTTGTTCAAAGAATACTTTAAAGGATTGTATTTTCAAGTTGATGCAAATTCAAGTGGTAATTCTAATGCATTAGCATTACTAGATTTTTCTAAAGCATATATTACAATGCAATATCACACAAAGGAAGCAGCAACAGATGAGTTTAAGAAAAAAACATTTAAATTAAATTTAAAAGGAAATACAATTAATTTCTTTGAAAACACATTTTCATCGGAATACAATGATGAACTAACGAATACTAATGCTCCTAATACAGACGAGTTCTTATACCCAAAAGGAGGTGATGGCTCTGTTGTTTTTATAGATTTATTCGGGGATGATGACGCAGGAGATGATGATTTAATCCCTGAAGAACTAGAAGAATTAAGATCTCAAAGTATTCTAATAAATGAGGCTTATTTAACTTTTTATGTAAAAAATGAAGGGCAAAAAAATCCAACAAGGATTTTTTTATATGATGCGACTAACAACACACCTATCTTAGATTATATTTTTGATAGTTCAACAGCGACAGATCCTGCTAACAACAAATTCTCATATGGAGGAATATTAGAAGTTGTTGAAAATGTTGATACAAAATATAAGATTCGATTAAGCAGTCATATTAATAATTTAATCAAAGGAACAAATCCAAATACAAATAAAAATGTAAGGCTTGGATTATCTGTTACTCAAAATATTAATAACGGAAACAGGTATGACATTAAAGACTCTACACTATTTGGCAATACTAATTTACCAATAGGATCTATAATGAGTCCACTAGGAACTATCTTATACGGGAATCACCCAAGTACTGATCCTAGTAAGAAAATGAAATTTGAAATTTATTACACAAAACCTAATTAA
- a CDS encoding glycogen/starch synthase: MEEKRILYVSSEVVPYLAENEVSLQSYEFPKMINDIGGQIRIFMPRYGNINERRHQLHEVIRLSGMNLVVNDMDMPLIIKVASIPKERIQVYFIDNDEYFKRKATFTDEDGNLFPDNDERAIFFAKGVVETVKKLNWVPDVIHVQGWMASLLPVYLKHYYKNEGIFTDTKIITSVYNLGFEGELNSELMNKMSFDNISDDVISTVKMPNYENLMKLTIDHSDGIVIGSEGLSPTLTKYIETSEKPFLPFTPKEKLNEIYTSFIKKHIL; this comes from the coding sequence ATGGAAGAAAAGAGGATATTGTACGTATCATCTGAAGTGGTGCCTTATTTAGCAGAGAATGAAGTCTCGCTACAGTCATATGAATTTCCAAAAATGATTAATGATATTGGAGGTCAAATAAGAATTTTTATGCCTCGATATGGAAATATTAATGAAAGAAGACATCAGCTACATGAAGTTATTCGTTTATCGGGAATGAATTTAGTAGTTAATGATATGGATATGCCTCTAATTATTAAGGTTGCTTCTATTCCTAAAGAAAGAATTCAAGTTTATTTCATTGACAATGATGAGTATTTCAAAAGGAAAGCTACTTTTACTGATGAAGATGGGAATTTATTTCCAGACAATGATGAAAGGGCTATCTTTTTTGCAAAAGGAGTTGTAGAAACTGTAAAAAAATTAAATTGGGTTCCTGATGTAATACATGTTCAAGGATGGATGGCATCATTATTACCAGTATATCTAAAACATTATTATAAAAATGAAGGAATATTTACTGATACAAAAATTATTACTTCAGTTTATAATTTAGGATTTGAAGGAGAATTGAATTCAGAATTAATGAATAAAATGAGTTTTGATAATATATCGGATGATGTTATTTCAACAGTTAAAATGCCAAATTATGAGAACTTAATGAAGTTAACAATTGATCATTCTGACGGTATTGTTATTGGTTCTGAAGGACTAAGCCCAACTTTAACAAAATATATAGAAACTTCCGAAAAACCTTTTTTACCTTTCACACCGAAAGAAAAGCTTAATGAAATTTACACTAGTTTCATTAAAAAACATATTTTATAA